A window of Bacillota bacterium genomic DNA:
ATCAAGCAGCACTAATCTCAAAGGAGCTCTCCTCTGCACCATCGGCGATGCTGTTGGCCAGGGGCTTGTCCACCGGCTGTTGCGCTAGAAGACCTTCGCCCTGGACTGCTCAAGCCAACGTAAAATCTCTTCCGCAACTGCAGCGGGATCCTTCAGGGCCGTATTGATCCGACGGGAGACAGCCCGACGCAGCAGGCCAGCATCCTCCATGGCGTAGGCAATCATTGTGTCATCCCAGTCTGGTCTCTCTGTCAGCCGCCTCCTCCTAGTGGCATCATCGCAATCCAACAAAGCCCACTCCACCCCACGGCACCACCGAGGTAGATCCTCCTCCCCAACGTCCTCGGGACTAATGGGTGCAAAGAGCACGGGAGTCAGGCCGTTGCGATAAACGCAACGCAGGACCTCAAACCAGAGCTGGTTATAAGCTGGCCAGGTCGATGCATCGGTAAAGATGTCCTTCCCACAGAGATTAGATGCCGGGACTGCCAGCCAGTCAATATCAAAGGCTATATACTCCTTGGCAAGACCGACAAAGGCCTTCACAGCGCTGGACTTACCAGCCCCCGGCGCTCCAGTGACGATATATAATGGGTACGTCATCCTGTCCCATCCCCTTGGCAGGATTCCATCAATCCTTCCAGCCGCCAACGGGCATAGTCACTGAAGGCAAGAAGTTGCTCCTGGTCCCAATCCCTACCCCCAGTGGCTCTCTCTTCCTCCGTTACCGCATCTGCAGAGCGGTAAACCGCAAGGGCTTGCTGGATGATTGGATGGTATTCCCGGGGCAAGTGTGCCAGCCCCCATTCGCCGCCTTCATCCTTGCTGTATACCCTCTGACTATCTTCACTGCATAGCTGCAAAACACGGCAAAGGTTAAGGACGCCGTAGTAGGGTGACTCCAGAATATGATCCCCCTCCAAAATCCACTGACAGTCCGCCAGAACAGAAGCCATGAAGTGCTCCCAGCCCACCGCTCCAAAGACCTCTGCTATGGGCTTCCCAAACAGGCAGATTCCCCGCTGTAGGACATAGGTCAAGTGGGATAGCAGATCCGAATCTGTGCGTTCTTTGGTATAGTCAATTTCTCGCCGCAGGATTTGCTCGTGCCACTGGGAACTATAGTGCACCTCAAAGGGCGTTGGCACCGGCACTTTCTTGGCCACCTCTGCGGTGATCACACTGAGCTCGATGCTTCCAACGCTGGGCCTACCAATTGCATGGGTGGCAACCGCAACCCCTAGGTCCTCAGCCAATTCAGGTCCCAAGGGTTTCTTAACAACCACGATTAGATCCATATCGCTCTTGGGGCGGTAGTAACTTCCCATGGCCAAGGAGCCATGAAGGTAGATCCCAGTCAGCTGGCTCCCTAGTTGACTCCTCAGTCCTTCCACTAGATCCAACAGGAATAACTTTACATCGTCATCACAGCTTTCCCAATTTTGTCCAGACACCATACCACTCCCTTCAGGACCTCGGGACCGATGCTGGATAGCAAGCTAGGGCCATCCAGGTCCTTATTGGCCTTCTTTACCATTGCCGGACACAATCACCAAAGCCGATTCTTGTCTCGGCGAGAAGGTTGAAATTCGTGAAATAGAGAATAAGCTTATCGGTGCATATCTAGTGCATACTACTTTCTTGTTTGTAAATTCATCATAAATCTTTTAGGAGGACTGCAGCCATGGCCATGTCGCCCCGTCTGAGGCGTACATCCCAGGTTGAAACCGAGGAAACCGCCTATGTGAAGGATCGGAATTACTATGGAATTTTGATTGAAGGCATCTTGTTTTTCATTGCCTCAAACATCTCATTGCCGGCCACGGTGCTCACTGCCTTCGCCCGGGAGCTCGGTGCTTCACCGGTGATTATCGGGATCACTCCCTCATTGCTGACCATTGGTTGGCTACTTCCCCAGCTGCTCAGTGCCAGTTACGTGGAAAGACTGGAGCGGCGCAAACCATATATTCTCCTGATGAGTGGAATCCATCGCTCTTCCTGGCTGTTTCTCGCTGCGGTGGTTTTTATCTTCCGGGGTGTTGAGGCTGCATTAATGCTGTGGATCTTTTTAGGGATCATCTTTGCCTCCAGTTTATTTGATGGAATGTCGGCGGCAGCCTGGACCGATTTTGTCGCCCGAGTGATTCCCAACAACCGGCGGGGCAGCCTCTTTGCTACCAGAGCCTTTGTCAGTGGGTTCTTGGGTCTGGGTGCCGGTTGGTTGTCCAGCAAGGTTCTGGCTACCGGCAGCTTTCCTACCAACTTTGCCCTGTTGTTTCTCCTGAGCTTTTTCTTCTACGGCTGTAGTTGGGTGACCTTTGCCTTTGCTACCAAGGAACCCCCGGCTAAGAAGTCGCCCCTGGCGGGAGGATTTATTACCTATTGGCAAAACGTG
This region includes:
- a CDS encoding DUF4111 domain-containing protein, which codes for MVSGQNWESCDDDVKLFLLDLVEGLRSQLGSQLTGIYLHGSLAMGSYYRPKSDMDLIVVVKKPLGPELAEDLGVAVATHAIGRPSVGSIELSVITAEVAKKVPVPTPFEVHYSSQWHEQILRREIDYTKERTDSDLLSHLTYVLQRGICLFGKPIAEVFGAVGWEHFMASVLADCQWILEGDHILESPYYGVLNLCRVLQLCSEDSQRVYSKDEGGEWGLAHLPREYHPIIQQALAVYRSADAVTEEERATGGRDWDQEQLLAFSDYARWRLEGLMESCQGDGTG
- a CDS encoding MFS transporter; the protein is MAMSPRLRRTSQVETEETAYVKDRNYYGILIEGILFFIASNISLPATVLTAFARELGASPVIIGITPSLLTIGWLLPQLLSASYVERLERRKPYILLMSGIHRSSWLFLAAVVFIFRGVEAALMLWIFLGIIFASSLFDGMSAAAWTDFVARVIPNNRRGSLFATRAFVSGFLGLGAGWLSSKVLATGSFPTNFALLFLLSFFFYGCSWVTFAFATKEPPAKKSPLAGGFITYWQNVPRIFRSDRRFLSFIIAMTLLTLGTMALAFFTVAGLERLDLPTSYAGHFTILMTAGQILATTFCGQLADRYGHKVNFILSALACGTAVTLPLFPASLNLYRAAFLFLGASMAFTGVSRLAIVMEYAPETMRATYAGILNTWLAPITLLAPAIGGSLAGAFGYNATFIGALAANVLALLWLVFLVQDPRKAQQREVNG